The Gadus macrocephalus chromosome 13, ASM3116895v1 genome includes a window with the following:
- the tgm5l gene encoding transglutaminase 5, like, producing MKDLVIKHVKLWRHDNQKLHQTEGFVGAKALVVRRGKPFRVSLKLKERPFNPKTDALVFKFSIGHLFVKRSVTFSKVSPCSRWGACMDPEGPDLQCPSILISTPASAPVGTYSIQLFVFTPSSRKSYHLGNFTLLCNPWCSKDAVFLSFEDQREEYIQNDSGLLYMGTPMSVAARPWSFDQFEPDILEACLSLLQVSPQHLTNPVKDYKSRADPIYISRVVSAMINSEDDRGVLKGKWSGDFTQGVDPSTWTGSGDILTQWAESGFSPVMYGQCWVFAAVMCTVMRVLGIPCRVVTNYNSAHDTNGNLVIEEFYNELGKKLPHSKDSIWNFHVWVECWMTRKDLGSDLNGWQVLDPTPQERSAGVFCCGPAPVRALRDRRIELPYDIPFVYAEVMASVHTVVLREGQVVCSSRDTKRVGSLICTKAVGQPRPENITGDYKHVKSPNSTLRSRRRHNSDDTVSSNSTSQGVSVTLTLEKAPVAGVPITFRVTITNKETVAKEIIEHLNAQAKQYNHSPSDTFWEAESVVKLAPLEVRVVRHQISPVHYEDVVGDDLINLAVVLEDPSNQQRVLACEEFNIESPQLDIEIMKKGAVNRGTQHTAVVSFTNPFSVPVSGVLTIRAAGLKLGEREFRILNLPPGGRVQQPLSFVPKKAGTRMIQARLDLTNRAVVRGYQMVTVNRN from the exons ATGAAGG ATTTGGTCATTAAACATGTCAAGCTTTGGCGGCATGATAACCAGAAGCTTCACCAGACGGAGGGCTTCGTCGGCGCCAAAGCCCTGGTGGTCCGGAGGGGGAAACCCTTCAGGGTCTCCCTGAAGCTCAAGGAAAGACCCTTCAACCCCAAGACGGACGCCCTGGTCTTCAAATTCAGCATCG GTCACCTGTTTGTGAAGCGGTCCGTCACCTTCTCCAAGGTGTCTCCCTGTTCTCGCTGGGGGGCCTGCATGGACCCCGAGGGTCCGGACCTGCAGTGCCCCTCCATCCTAATCTCCACCCCCGCCTCCGCCCCCGTTGGCACCTACAGTATACAGTTGTTTGTCTTCACGCCCAGCAGCCGCAAGAGCTACCATCTGGGCAACTTTACCCTGCTCTGCAACCCCTGGTGCAGCA AGGATGCAGTGTTTCTCTCGTTCGAGGACCAGAGAGAAGAGTACATTCAGAACGACTCAGGCTTGTTGTACATGGGCACGCCTATGAGCGTTGCTGCCAGGCCCTGGTCCTTCGATCAG TTTGAGCCAGACATCTTGGAGGCGTGTCTCAGCCTGCTCCAGGTTAGCCCCCAGCACCTGACGAACCCAGTGAAGGATTACAAATCCAGGGCCGACCCTATCTACATCAGCAGGGTCGTGTCTGCCATG ATCAACTCTGAGGACGACCGGGGGGTGCTGAAGGGGAAGTGGTCGGGGGACTTCACGCAGGGCGTTGACCCGTCCACGTGGACCGGCAGCGGGGACATCCTGACCCAGTGGGCCGAGAGCGGCTTCAGCCCGGTCATGTACGGCCAGTGCTGGGTGTTTGCTGCCGTCATGTGCACAG TCATGCGAGTGCTCGGCATTCCATGCCGCGTCGTCACAAACTACAACTCGGCCCACGACACCAACGGCAACCTGGTGATCGAGGAGTTCTACAACGAGTTGGGGAAGAAACTACCTCACAGCAAGGACAGCATCTG GAACTTCCATGTCTGGGTGGAGTGCTGGATGACCAGGAAGGACCTGGGCTCAGACCTGAACGGCTGGCAGGTGCTCGACCCAACCCCACAGGAGAGGAGTGCAG GGGTGTTCTGCTGCGGTCCGGCTCCGGTCAGGGCTCTCAGGGACCGACGCATCGAGCTGCCTTACGACATCCCGTTTGTGTACGCCGAGGTGATGGCCAGCGTGCACACGGTGGTGCTGCGGGAGGGCCAGGTCGTCTGCTCCAGCCGGGACACCAAGCGAGTGGGCAGCCTCATCTGCACCAAGGCCGTGGGCCAACCCCGGCCCGAAAACATCACCGGAGACTACAAGCACGTCAAGA GCCCTAATTCAACGCTGCGATCAAGGAGGCGACATAATTCAGATGACACAGTGTCCAGCAATT CTACGTCCCAGGGTGTGTCTGTCACTTTAACCCTGGAGAAAGCTCCAGTTGCCGGGGTGCCCATCACCTTCAGGGTGACGATAACCAACAAGGAGACGGTTGCCAAGGAGATCATTGAGCATCTCAATGCCCAGGCCAAACAATACAACCACAGTCCCTCAGATACTTTCTGGGAGGCTGAGAGCGTTGTGAAGCTGGCTCCATTGGAGG TCAGAGTGGTCAGGCACCAGATCTCTCCGGTCCATTATGAGGATGTGGTGGGGGATGACCTGATCAATCTGGCAGTGGTCCTGGAAGATCCGTCCAATCAGCAGCGAGTCCTTGCTTGCGAGGAGTTCAACATCGAAAGCCCACAGCTGGACATAGAG ATTATGAAGAAGGGTGCTGTGAATCGTGGCACCCAACACACGGCGGTGGTGAGCTTCACCAACCCCTTCTCTGTGCCCGTCAGCGGGGTGCTGACTATCCGGGCCGCTGGACTCAAACTGGGCGAGCGGGAGTTCAG GATACTCAACCttccaccagggggcagagTACAACAGCCACTGAGCTTCGTGCCTAAGAAGGCAGGAACGAGGATGATCCAGGCCAGACTCGACCTCACCAACAGAGCCGTCGTCAGAGGCTACCAGATGGTCACTGTCAACCGAAATTGA
- the eya2 gene encoding LOW QUALITY PROTEIN: eyes absent homolog 2 (The sequence of the model RefSeq protein was modified relative to this genomic sequence to represent the inferred CDS: inserted 2 bases in 2 codons; deleted 1 base in 1 codon) has protein sequence MAAYGQTQYSPALQAAGPYAPYTHHTQAYSMPSYNIKTEDGLSHSPGQTGLLGYSNFNSTPPSQALYSYSAHGGSISSGIFQGTNAIPGSSPFNPTQQDFSAYSSYSQSQYSPYYNSHHYNSPYLTSSNISPAAITSPLAYQHPEHXAMLPNHSPESQGEYQPPPSPSTPGKEETVQTRRGSDGKLXGRKRVTDPAPPLDSDIEVHTHTHAHARTCTRACTHTHTHTHTPIHARTLTSMVLVKATMSVSSGSLIRESRWRGHAAASHIHVHYKRHCRQPTLPHTWPPFGPASPPPPNARSSTSVPPVAVPRGSFMELRTLWRECDQVHIDDVASDDNGQDLSTYNFGTDGFQTPAGAGSLCLGSGVHGGVDWMRKLAFRYRRVKEIYSTYKNNVGGLLGSPKREEWLQLRREMEVLTDLWLTQALKALALINSRPNCVNVLVTTTQLIPALSKVLLYGLGSAFPIENIYSATKTGKESCFERVSQRFGRRAVYVVVGDGVEEETVAKKKTMPFWRVSCRADLEALSHALELDYL, from the exons ATGGCGGCATATGGACAGACTCAATACAGCCCTGCACTCCAGGCTGCTGGACCGTACGCTccgtacacacaccacacgcaggCCTACAGCATGCCCTCCTAca ACATAAAGACAGAGGATGGTCTGAGCCACTCTCCCGGCCAGACTGGACTGCTGGGGTACTCCAACTTCAACAGCACGCCTCCCAGCCAAGCTCTCTACAGCTACTCTGCACACG GTGGCAGCATATCATCTGGAATCTTCCAAGGCACCAATGCAATCCCGGGTTCGTCCCCGTTCAACCCCACCCAGCAA GACTTCTCTGCGTACTCCAGCTACAGTCAGAGTCAGTACTCTCCGTACTACAACTCTCACCACTACAACAGC CCCTACCTTACCAGTAGCAACATCAGCCCCGCCGCCATCACGTCTCCATTAGCCTATCAGCATCCAGAAC TCGCCATGCTGCCCAATCACAGCCCAGAGTCAcaag gAGAGTACCAGCCACCGCCAAGCCCCTCCACGCCAGGGAAGGAGGAGACGGTCCAGACCAGAAGAGGCTCCGATGGGAAgc aggggaggaagagggtcaCTGATCCAGCTCCGCCGCTGGATTCTGACATAgaagtacatacacacacacacgcacacgcacgcacatgcacacgagcatgcactcacacacacactcacacacacacaccaatacacgcacgcacactgacaAGCAT GGTTCTAGTGAAGGCAACTATGAGTGTGTCGTCCGGCTCCCTCATCCGAGAGTCGCGTTGGCGCGGCCATGCCGCTGCGTCTCACATACACGTTCACTACAAACGCCACTGCCGCCAAcccaccctcccacacaccTGGCCCCCCTTCGGCCCCGCCtcgcctcctccacccaacGCCCGCTCGTCTACCTCCGTCCCCCCCGTCGCCGTCCCCCGCGGTTCCTTCATGGAGCTTAGGACgctgtggagg GAATGCGACCAGGTCCACATCGACGACGTGGCGTCGGACGACAACGGCCAGGACCTCAG cacgTATAACTTCGGGACGGACGGGTTCCAGACCCCCGCGGGGGCCGGCTCCCTCTGCCTGGGCTCGGGGGTCCACGGTGGGGTGGACTGGATGAGGAAGCTGGCCTTCCGCTACCGCAGAGTAAAGGAGATCTACAGCACGTACAAAAACAACGTGGGAG GTCTGCTGGGCAGCCCTAAGAGAGAGGAGTGGCTCCAGctgaggagggagatggaggtccTGACCGACCTCTGGCTGACCCAGGCGCTCAAGGCCCTGGCTCTCATCAACTCCAG GCCTAACTGTGTCAACGTGCTGGTGACCACCACCCAGCTGATCCCTGCCCTGTCCAAGGTGCTGCTGTACGGCCTGGGCTCCGCGTTCCCCATAGAGAACATATACAGTGCCACCAAgacag GGAAGGAGAGCTGTTTCGAGCGCGTCTCACAGAGGTTCGGACGGAGAGCGGTCTACGTTGTCGTGGGCGACGGAGTGGAAGAGGAGACGGTGGCCAAGAAG AAGACGATGCCTTTCTGGAGGGTGTCGTGTCGAGCTGACCTGGAGGCGCTCAGCCATGCACTGGAGCTGGACTACCTCTAG